A section of the Anabaena cylindrica PCC 7122 genome encodes:
- a CDS encoding pentapeptide repeat-containing protein, protein MTWISTDDLLARYNAGERNFAGIFLEGSEMARVDLSEIDLSDSDLGEIYMEDVNFTGANFRSSRIGQAGLIRCIFRDANLSRANMGFAHLSRTDLANAKLVDAYLSGADMVETNLTGSDLTRADLEGANIKRSIYYNTIMPDGSIRTTNT, encoded by the coding sequence GTGACTTGGATTAGCACTGATGATCTGTTGGCTCGATACAACGCTGGAGAGCGTAACTTTGCTGGAATTTTTTTGGAGGGTAGTGAAATGGCTAGGGTTGATTTGAGTGAAATCGATCTGAGTGATTCTGACTTGGGGGAAATTTATATGGAAGATGTTAACTTCACTGGAGCTAATTTCCGTAGCAGTCGCATTGGTCAAGCTGGTTTGATCCGGTGCATCTTCAGAGATGCTAACTTGAGTAGGGCTAATATGGGTTTTGCTCATTTATCCAGAACTGATTTGGCTAATGCCAAGCTTGTTGATGCCTATCTCTCCGGTGCTGACATGGTTGAGACTAACTTGACCGGATCTGACTTGACTAGAGCTGACTTGGAAGGTGCCAACATAAAGCGGAGTATCTATTACAATACCATTATGCCAGACGGCAGCATCCGCACAACTAATACCTAA
- a CDS encoding polyribonucleotide nucleotidyltransferase codes for MAEVDKSISFDGRDIRLKVGLLAPQAGGSVLIQSGDTAVLVTATRSQAREGIDFLPLTVDYEERLYAAGRIPGGIMRREGRPPERTILTSRLIDRPLRPLFPSWLRDDLQVIAFTLSMDEQVPPDVLAVTGASIATLIAQIPFNGPMAAVRVGLVGDDFIINPTYAEIEASDLDLIVAGSPDGVIMVEAGANQLPEQDIIEAIDFGYEAVRDLIQAQLDLLDELGLKVVKEEPPEVDQTLENYIRDRASAEIKKILAQFELTKPQRDAALDVVKDGIKAEIQALPEEDPIRTAASANSKALGNTFKDITKYFMRRQIVEDNVRVDGRKLDEVRPISCQVDVLPKRVHGSGLFNRGLTQVLSCCTLGTPGDAQNLNDDLQADQHKRYLHHYNFPPFSVGETKPMRAPGRREIGHGALAERAILPVLPTKEQFPYVIRIVSEVLSSNGSTSMGSVCGSTLSLMDAGVPILKPVSGAAMGLIKEGDDVRILTDIQGIEDFLGDMDFKVAGTDTGITALQMDMKISGLSLEVIAQAVHQAKSARLHILDKMLQTIDTPRAETSAYAPRLLTIKIDPDMIGLVIGPGGKTIKGITEETGAKIDIEDDGTVTISAVDESKAKRARNIVQGMTRKLHEGDVYVGRVTRIIPIGAFVEFLPGKEGMIHISQLADYRVGKVEDEVAVGDEVIVKVREIDNKGRINLTRLGIHPDQAAAAREAAAVNH; via the coding sequence ATGGCAGAAGTTGATAAGTCAATATCCTTTGATGGACGGGATATTCGGCTGAAGGTTGGACTATTAGCCCCCCAAGCTGGCGGGTCGGTGTTGATACAATCGGGAGATACCGCTGTTTTGGTGACAGCTACGCGATCGCAAGCCAGAGAAGGCATTGATTTTCTTCCCCTGACTGTAGATTACGAAGAAAGATTGTATGCAGCGGGAAGAATTCCCGGTGGGATCATGCGCCGAGAAGGTCGTCCACCAGAAAGAACGATTCTTACCAGCCGTCTCATCGACCGTCCTTTACGTCCCTTGTTCCCTTCATGGTTGCGGGATGATTTGCAAGTTATTGCTTTCACCTTGTCAATGGATGAGCAAGTACCCCCTGATGTATTAGCTGTAACTGGTGCTTCAATTGCTACCCTAATTGCCCAAATTCCCTTTAATGGGCCAATGGCAGCAGTGCGTGTAGGTTTAGTGGGTGATGATTTCATTATTAACCCCACCTACGCAGAAATTGAAGCCAGCGATTTGGATCTAATTGTTGCCGGTTCACCAGATGGTGTGATCATGGTGGAAGCGGGAGCCAATCAGTTACCAGAACAAGATATTATCGAGGCAATTGATTTTGGTTACGAAGCAGTGCGGGATTTAATCCAAGCACAGTTAGATTTGTTGGATGAACTAGGTTTAAAAGTAGTCAAGGAAGAACCACCGGAAGTAGACCAAACACTAGAAAACTATATCCGCGATCGCGCAAGTGCTGAAATTAAAAAAATCTTGGCGCAATTTGAGTTAACTAAACCACAACGTGATGCCGCTTTAGATGTTGTCAAAGATGGCATAAAAGCCGAAATTCAAGCTCTTCCAGAAGAAGATCCCATTCGCACTGCCGCATCTGCAAATAGTAAAGCCCTTGGGAATACCTTCAAGGACATTACCAAATACTTTATGCGCCGTCAAATCGTTGAAGACAACGTTCGCGTTGATGGTCGCAAACTAGATGAAGTCCGGCCTATATCTTGCCAAGTTGACGTTTTACCCAAACGGGTTCACGGTAGCGGTTTATTTAACCGGGGTCTAACCCAAGTCTTAAGCTGTTGCACTCTCGGCACACCAGGAGATGCTCAAAACCTCAATGATGACTTGCAAGCAGACCAACACAAGCGTTACCTGCATCATTACAACTTCCCCCCCTTCTCGGTTGGGGAAACCAAACCGATGCGTGCGCCAGGAAGAAGAGAAATCGGTCACGGTGCATTAGCAGAAAGAGCAATTTTACCTGTGCTACCGACAAAAGAACAATTCCCATATGTGATCCGCATAGTTTCGGAAGTACTTTCTTCCAACGGTTCCACCTCAATGGGTTCAGTTTGTGGTTCCACCCTTTCTCTTATGGATGCTGGTGTACCCATTCTTAAACCCGTTAGCGGTGCAGCAATGGGTCTGATTAAGGAAGGGGACGACGTGCGAATCCTCACCGATATTCAGGGGATTGAAGACTTTTTGGGTGACATGGACTTTAAGGTTGCTGGTACAGATACTGGTATCACAGCTTTGCAAATGGATATGAAAATATCTGGTTTGTCTTTGGAAGTTATTGCTCAAGCTGTTCATCAAGCCAAATCTGCTCGGTTGCATATTCTGGATAAAATGCTCCAGACTATCGACACCCCACGGGCGGAAACTTCAGCTTATGCCCCACGTTTGTTGACCATCAAGATTGATCCCGACATGATTGGTCTAGTCATTGGACCCGGTGGGAAAACGATTAAAGGTATCACTGAAGAAACTGGTGCAAAAATTGACATCGAAGACGATGGCACAGTTACCATTTCCGCAGTTGATGAAAGCAAGGCGAAAAGAGCGCGTAACATTGTCCAAGGCATGACTCGCAAGTTGCATGAGGGAGATGTTTACGTAGGACGTGTAACACGGATTATACCCATTGGTGCGTTTGTGGAATTTTTGCCAGGAAAAGAAGGCATGATTCACATTTCTCAATTAGCTGACTATCGTGTTGGCAAAGTTGAAGATGAAGTAGCAGTTGGTGATGAAGTGATTGTCAAAGTGCGCGAAATTGACAATAAAGGTAGAATTAACCTGACACGCTTGGGTATCCACCCAGATCAAGCAGCTGCGGCGCGGGAAGCTGCGGCAGTAAATCATTAA
- a CDS encoding pre-16S rRNA-processing nuclease YqgF, with amino-acid sequence MTNTQPAILGFDPGRDKCGVAVMGLDRQLYYHQVVPAGDAIAHIETLRQRFPISLIVMGDQTTAKKWKLRLNQELTDSLNIILIDERYSTLEARDRYWQMFPPRGLTKLLPKGMRQPPRPIDDIVAILLIERYLNRLTASISNANHS; translated from the coding sequence ATGACTAATACACAACCTGCAATTTTAGGCTTTGATCCCGGTCGAGATAAATGTGGTGTAGCTGTGATGGGACTAGATCGGCAATTGTATTATCATCAAGTTGTTCCTGCTGGTGATGCGATCGCTCACATTGAGACACTACGACAAAGATTTCCTATTTCCTTAATTGTGATGGGCGACCAAACAACGGCGAAAAAGTGGAAACTGCGGCTAAATCAGGAATTAACAGATTCACTGAATATTATTTTAATAGATGAGCGATATAGCACCTTAGAAGCACGCGATCGCTATTGGCAAATGTTTCCACCCAGAGGACTCACCAAACTCTTACCAAAGGGAATGCGTCAACCTCCACGACCAATAGATGACATTGTGGCCATTCTCTTAATTGAAAGATACTTAAATCGTCTGACTGCTAGTATTTCCAATGCCAATCACAGCTGA
- a CDS encoding PIN domain-containing protein, whose protein sequence is MNERRFVFDANVLVSAFLFSQSKPRQALDKSQDIGIILLTDSVLTELQEVL, encoded by the coding sequence ATGAATGAGCGGCGATTTGTTTTTGACGCAAATGTGTTGGTGAGTGCATTTTTGTTTAGTCAAAGTAAGCCAAGACAGGCACTAGACAAATCTCAAGATATAGGCATTATTTTGTTAACTGATTCTGTTTTGACAGAGTTACAAGAAGTATTATAA
- a CDS encoding DUF3146 family protein — MSAKRLPETTANVRITRQSWQHGFLEGEVSAGDFEWHFQWHFRRGELSVKPSQGRALIKEPLGRFLETQDYQLEPGGDYAFTIRAEL; from the coding sequence GTGAGTGCTAAACGTCTACCAGAAACAACCGCCAATGTCAGAATTACCCGTCAATCTTGGCAACATGGCTTTCTTGAAGGTGAAGTCAGCGCCGGTGATTTTGAATGGCATTTTCAGTGGCATTTCCGTCGGGGAGAACTGTCTGTCAAGCCTTCTCAAGGTCGGGCTTTAATCAAAGAACCTCTCGGCCGCTTTCTGGAAACACAAGATTACCAGTTAGAACCAGGAGGCGATTATGCTTTTACTATTCGGGCTGAGTTGTAG
- a CDS encoding element excision factor XisI family protein, protein MDNSLKYVDILKKTVQDATIDQPSLQAIKLYPVCDAESGHFVVLATGRDKHRWMDNVIFHARLIEEDNGNSQIIIEEDNFEEGLVDTLIEAGIKKEDIVTSWQQAIAGSLK, encoded by the coding sequence ATGGATAACTCACTAAAGTATGTAGACATCCTCAAAAAAACAGTACAAGATGCCACAATTGATCAACCTAGTCTGCAAGCAATCAAACTTTATCCAGTTTGTGATGCTGAGTCTGGACATTTTGTAGTTCTTGCCACAGGTCGGGATAAACATCGTTGGATGGATAATGTCATATTTCATGCGCGACTCATCGAAGAAGATAACGGCAATTCTCAAATCATCATTGAAGAAGACAACTTTGAAGAAGGATTAGTTGATACACTCATCGAAGCAGGAATCAAAAAAGAAGATATCGTCACCAGTTGGCAACAAGCGATCGCAGGATCTCTAAAGTAG
- a CDS encoding DUF3084 domain-containing protein, translating to MATGYILIAAILILGGVIATVGDRIGTRVGKARLSLFNLRPKKTAVLVTIFTGGLISASTLAVLFAADEGLRKGVFELEDIQNDLRNKREQLKTAETEKSQVEDKLNQARKAQTQAQQDLQKINQSLQAANAKQQITQAQLNRTISQQAKTQAQLQGTQSQLGEVVSQYQKATGELETLYNQRKTLQAAVEQLKTERQRLYVEAKKAIDEAKTAIEKRDRELANRQEAIEKRDQKITQLDKLIQNRNLEIKNREQVIATRESRLKELEKQQKYLEQEVARLEKYYQSYRDLRLGKLAIVRGQVLAAGVVRVAQPTAARQVVIQILREANRNANLELSEPGTNPANAELLRVTQDRVDQLIKQINDGREYVVRIFSAGNYVRGENQIEFFADATRNQLVFSTGEILATTSGDMKNMTSYQLRQRLDLLISASQFRARNAGIIETVQIDGTFLRFFAQLQQSDQPLEIKAIAAEDTYTAGPLRVKLVALLNGQILFST from the coding sequence ATGGCCACTGGGTACATCCTCATTGCAGCAATTCTAATTTTGGGAGGCGTAATTGCCACCGTGGGCGATCGCATCGGCACACGAGTTGGCAAAGCACGTCTCTCACTTTTCAACCTACGTCCCAAAAAAACGGCGGTACTAGTCACTATTTTTACTGGTGGTTTGATTTCTGCATCAACTCTAGCGGTTTTATTTGCTGCTGATGAAGGATTGCGGAAGGGAGTATTTGAATTAGAGGACATTCAAAATGACCTCAGAAATAAGCGAGAACAACTCAAAACCGCAGAAACGGAAAAAAGTCAGGTAGAAGACAAGCTCAATCAAGCCAGGAAAGCACAAACCCAGGCACAACAAGATTTACAGAAAATTAATCAGTCCTTGCAAGCAGCAAATGCCAAACAACAGATAACACAAGCTCAACTTAACCGCACCATTAGTCAACAAGCTAAAACACAAGCTCAACTCCAAGGTACTCAAAGCCAACTGGGGGAAGTGGTGAGTCAGTACCAAAAAGCCACAGGGGAATTAGAAACCCTTTATAATCAGCGTAAGACATTACAGGCAGCAGTTGAACAATTAAAGACAGAACGCCAGCGATTATATGTGGAAGCGAAAAAAGCCATTGACGAAGCGAAGACAGCTATTGAAAAACGCGATCGCGAACTTGCTAATCGTCAAGAAGCGATTGAAAAGCGTGATCAGAAAATTACTCAGTTAGATAAACTTATTCAAAATCGCAATCTAGAAATTAAAAATCGAGAGCAAGTCATTGCTACTAGAGAATCTCGTCTCAAAGAATTAGAAAAACAGCAAAAATATTTAGAGCAGGAAGTAGCACGGCTAGAAAAATATTACCAGTCATACCGTGACTTGCGTCTGGGTAAATTGGCTATAGTGCGCGGTCAAGTTCTAGCAGCTGGGGTGGTGCGTGTAGCTCAACCTACTGCGGCTCGTCAGGTGGTAATACAAATTTTGCGGGAAGCCAATCGCAATGCCAACCTAGAATTAAGTGAACCTGGCACAAATCCGGCAAATGCAGAGTTATTGCGTGTTACTCAAGATAGGGTTGATCAACTGATCAAACAAATTAATGATGGTCGAGAATATGTAGTGCGAATTTTCTCAGCGGGTAATTACGTTAGGGGAGAAAATCAGATAGAATTCTTTGCTGATGCCACGCGGAATCAATTAGTGTTTTCCACAGGTGAGATACTGGCGACAACTTCTGGCGATATGAAAAATATGACATCATATCAACTAAGGCAACGCCTAGATTTATTAATTTCTGCTTCCCAATTCCGCGCTCGAAATGCGGGAATTATTGAAACTGTGCAGATAGATGGTACATTCCTCCGCTTTTTTGCCCAATTGCAACAGTCTGACCAACCTCTGGAAATTAAAGCTATAGCCGCTGAGGATACTTATACAGCAGGTCCCTTGAGAGTCAAGTTGGTTGCTCTGCTCAACGGACAAATTTTATTTAGTACTTAG
- the ntcA gene encoding global nitrogen regulator NtcA — protein sequence MIVTQDKALANVFRQMATGAFPPVVETFERNKTIFFPGDPAERVYFLLKGAVKLSRVYEAGEEITVALLRENSVFGVLSLLTGNKSDRFYHAVAFTAVELLSAPIEQVEQALKENPELSMLMLRGLSSRILQTEMMIETLAHRDMGSRLVSFLLILCRDFGVPCADGITIDLKLSHQAIAEAIGSTRVTVTRLLGDLREKKMISIHKKKITVHKPVTLSRQFT from the coding sequence ATGATCGTGACACAAGATAAAGCCCTAGCAAATGTTTTTCGTCAGATGGCGACCGGAGCGTTTCCTCCGGTTGTGGAAACGTTTGAACGCAACAAAACGATCTTTTTTCCCGGCGATCCTGCCGAACGAGTTTATTTTCTTCTCAAGGGTGCTGTAAAACTTTCCAGGGTATATGAGGCAGGAGAAGAAATAACGGTAGCGCTGCTGCGGGAAAATAGCGTTTTCGGTGTGTTGTCGTTGCTAACGGGCAATAAATCAGATAGATTTTACCATGCGGTGGCATTTACCGCTGTAGAATTGCTTTCGGCACCAATTGAACAAGTGGAGCAAGCGCTCAAGGAAAATCCAGAATTATCTATGTTAATGCTGCGGGGTCTTTCTTCGCGGATTCTTCAGACAGAGATGATGATTGAAACGCTTGCTCACCGAGATATGGGTTCTAGATTGGTGAGTTTTTTATTAATTCTTTGTCGAGATTTTGGTGTACCTTGCGCTGATGGCATCACAATTGATTTGAAGTTATCTCATCAAGCGATCGCTGAAGCAATTGGTTCTACTCGCGTTACTGTCACCAGGTTACTGGGAGATTTACGTGAGAAAAAAATGATTTCGATCCACAAAAAGAAGATTACTGTGCATAAACCTGTAACTTTAAGTAGGCAATTTACATAA
- a CDS encoding endonuclease domain-containing protein — MAKRGEVLVAIMPAKSDMKIACEQNWYRIPADQVERLKQRNVWEPKWLAFYQPKVFRDEAFAVNYYASIKSISQTFRHELFPDESPNSKSQKRYYKINIHPMEKLPQPIYSRRLRRILFIPTTWEKLINAAEINDLWDESPLEDKLWAEFKRYSIDAERQQEEKIKDKTYLLDFAIYCEKGKIDAETDGDTWHSAKDRIAEDNLRDNDLETVGWRTIRFNSKKIREEMTEYCIPTILENIKNLGGLKDDQKRMPRKIGLDGSEQLTLF, encoded by the coding sequence ATGGCAAAGCGTGGGGAAGTACTTGTAGCAATTATGCCAGCAAAATCGGACATGAAAATTGCCTGTGAGCAAAACTGGTATCGGATTCCTGCTGATCAAGTAGAACGTCTTAAACAACGTAATGTTTGGGAACCAAAATGGTTAGCCTTTTATCAGCCAAAAGTTTTTCGTGATGAGGCATTTGCCGTTAATTACTATGCTTCTATAAAGTCTATTAGTCAGACTTTCAGACATGAGCTTTTTCCTGATGAATCACCAAACTCTAAAAGTCAGAAACGTTATTACAAAATAAACATACACCCTATGGAAAAACTACCGCAGCCAATTTATAGCCGTAGGCTCAGACGTATATTGTTCATTCCTACAACTTGGGAAAAGCTAATAAATGCAGCCGAAATTAACGATCTATGGGACGAAAGCCCATTAGAAGATAAGCTTTGGGCTGAATTCAAGCGTTATTCTATAGATGCCGAGCGTCAACAGGAAGAAAAAATTAAAGATAAAACTTATCTCCTTGACTTTGCCATTTACTGTGAAAAAGGAAAAATAGATGCAGAGACAGATGGCGATACTTGGCATTCAGCCAAAGACCGTATTGCTGAGGATAATCTCAGGGATAACGATCTTGAGACTGTTGGTTGGCGAACTATTCGTTTCAATTCTAAAAAGATCCGAGAAGAAATGACTGAATATTGCATTCCTACAATTCTAGAAAACATCAAAAACCTAGGCGGATTGAAAGATGACCAAAAAAGGATGCCTCGCAAAATTGGCTTAGATGGTTCAGAACAGTTGACTCTATTTTAG